One Alphaproteobacteria bacterium DNA segment encodes these proteins:
- a CDS encoding NAD(P)-dependent oxidoreductase — MSDERPILITGAAGALGQVLTQGLTERGYKVRASDKLAYKGALPKGVSFDLLDVADFDKVKTLAKGVKAIVHFGAIPTEQGFDDIAHANLRGTNHIFEAAKAEGARVVVASSNHTVGFTERTKRIDEDAPHRPDGYYGVSKCYGEMLGRMMFDKHGVESAHLRIGSCLPKPLNKRNLPLWLSYPDLLRLTVACLETKNLGFRAVWGISANTQAWWKSKHWDAIGYKPQDNSEIYAKDVDMADTGPVAERFQGGTFCSEGYTRKAPGPAELP, encoded by the coding sequence CCGGCGCTCTGGGCCAAGTGCTGACCCAGGGCCTGACCGAGCGCGGTTATAAAGTCCGCGCGAGCGACAAGCTGGCTTACAAAGGCGCGTTGCCGAAGGGCGTGTCGTTCGATTTGCTCGACGTCGCCGATTTCGACAAGGTCAAGACCCTCGCCAAGGGCGTGAAGGCGATCGTGCATTTCGGCGCGATCCCGACCGAGCAGGGCTTCGACGATATCGCGCACGCCAATCTGCGCGGCACGAACCACATCTTCGAAGCCGCGAAGGCCGAGGGCGCGCGCGTCGTGGTCGCGAGTTCGAATCACACCGTGGGCTTCACCGAACGCACCAAGCGCATCGACGAAGACGCGCCCCACCGCCCCGACGGCTATTACGGCGTGTCGAAATGCTACGGCGAAATGCTGGGCCGCATGATGTTCGACAAGCACGGCGTCGAAAGCGCGCATTTGCGCATCGGTTCGTGCCTGCCAAAGCCCCTCAACAAGCGGAACCTGCCGCTGTGGCTGTCCTATCCCGATCTGCTGCGCCTGACCGTCGCGTGCCTGGAAACCAAGAATCTGGGGTTCCGCGCGGTGTGGGGCATTTCGGCCAATACCCAAGCGTGGTGGAAATCCAAGCACTGGGACGCGATCGGCTACAAGCCGCAGGACAATTCCGAGATCTACGCCAAGGATGTCGACATGGCGGATACCGGCCCGGTCGCCGAACGTTTCCAGGGCGGCACGTTCTGCTCGGAAGGCTACACGCGCAAAGCGCCGGGTCCGGCGGAGCTGCCGTAA